The following are encoded in a window of Methanomassiliicoccales archaeon genomic DNA:
- the ppsA gene encoding phosphoenolpyruvate synthase, with the protein MAARILDISELTSKDINIAGGKAANLGELVNAGFNVPPGFVLTTEAFDYFVEVNSLMTIIESALSHLNISDDKNLQDVSHKIRNAFDEAAIPRDLSEEILAAYKRLIKKESFECSVAVRSSATAEDLPTASFAGQQDTFLNVSGSEELLDKVKKCWSSLFTPRAIAYRVSKGFAHDQVKLAVVVQKMVNSEVSGIMFTVDPNSELPHIIIEAGYGLGEAMVGGRVTPDTYVVDKFHRKIINKRVAKQTWKLVKGDNGESKKQDVSEEMASIQKLSDEQILTLAEIGRQIELHYNTPMDIEWCIERGRIYIVQARPVTTLASVTGSVEEEITGAGSMQEQVEVEISGQKVLVRGLAASPGVAQGPVRIYEETMSLDVVKDGDVLVTVMTTPDMVPAMARASAIVTDEGGMTCHAAIVARELGIPCVVGANNATKVLKNGMIVTVDGKMGVVYEGAVSLSEKKEVQLTSQIGRPVPITGTKILVNIGVPQKAEEYSKLPVQGVGLMRIEFIFTSYINEHPLAMMEQGRANEFVEKLAEGISIVGRAFYPRPVLVRTSDFKTNEYREMKGGEKFEPHESNPMIGWRGCSRYVSEQYREAFKLELLAIKKVREEMGLKNIWIMLPFVRTVEELKKINKMMEEIGLERGNDLKLYLMAEVPCNIFMADEFADYCDGFSIGSNDLTQLIMGADRDSDILGKMGYFDERNEAIKRAIAHLIGAAHKKGKTVSICGQAPSVYPEFTEFLVRQGIDSISLNPDTVIDTISLVAQVEQKIILESIRK; encoded by the coding sequence ATGGCTGCGAGGATATTGGATATATCGGAACTTACATCAAAAGATATCAACATAGCAGGTGGAAAGGCAGCGAACTTAGGGGAATTAGTAAACGCTGGTTTCAATGTCCCCCCAGGATTTGTTCTAACGACGGAGGCTTTTGACTATTTTGTTGAAGTGAACAGTCTTATGACAATAATTGAATCTGCACTGTCACATCTAAATATCTCAGATGACAAGAATCTGCAAGATGTTTCACATAAAATTAGAAATGCATTCGATGAGGCGGCCATTCCGAGGGATCTTTCAGAGGAAATCTTGGCAGCATATAAGAGACTTATCAAAAAGGAGAGTTTCGAGTGTTCGGTTGCAGTGCGTTCGAGTGCAACTGCTGAGGATCTTCCGACGGCGAGTTTCGCAGGGCAGCAGGATACGTTCTTGAATGTAAGCGGATCTGAAGAGCTTCTTGATAAAGTCAAGAAATGCTGGTCATCGCTTTTTACCCCTAGGGCGATTGCGTATCGAGTGAGCAAAGGATTCGCTCATGACCAAGTTAAGCTCGCAGTCGTCGTCCAGAAAATGGTTAACTCGGAAGTCTCTGGGATAATGTTTACTGTGGATCCAAATTCTGAGCTTCCACATATTATCATAGAGGCTGGTTACGGCCTAGGAGAAGCGATGGTTGGAGGAAGGGTCACACCAGATACATATGTTGTCGATAAGTTTCACAGGAAGATCATAAATAAGCGCGTGGCAAAGCAGACGTGGAAGCTTGTAAAAGGTGATAATGGAGAAAGTAAGAAGCAAGATGTAAGTGAGGAAATGGCATCAATCCAGAAACTCTCAGATGAGCAGATTCTCACTCTTGCTGAGATTGGAAGACAGATCGAGCTGCATTATAATACACCGATGGATATCGAGTGGTGTATTGAAAGAGGCAGGATCTATATAGTGCAGGCAAGACCTGTTACTACGCTTGCCTCAGTAACAGGAAGCGTTGAGGAGGAAATTACCGGAGCTGGTTCGATGCAAGAACAAGTCGAAGTGGAAATATCGGGTCAAAAGGTTCTTGTGAGGGGATTGGCAGCAAGTCCCGGTGTAGCGCAGGGACCTGTAAGGATATATGAGGAGACGATGAGTCTTGACGTTGTGAAGGACGGTGACGTTCTTGTCACCGTTATGACAACTCCAGATATGGTTCCAGCAATGGCAAGGGCTTCTGCTATTGTGACTGATGAGGGTGGAATGACTTGCCATGCTGCGATTGTTGCCCGTGAACTGGGGATACCATGCGTCGTTGGTGCAAATAACGCGACAAAGGTGCTCAAAAATGGGATGATCGTTACTGTAGATGGAAAGATGGGCGTAGTTTATGAAGGAGCAGTATCATTGAGTGAAAAAAAGGAAGTTCAATTGACGTCCCAGATTGGAAGGCCTGTTCCCATAACTGGAACAAAGATCCTAGTGAATATAGGCGTACCTCAGAAAGCAGAAGAATACTCAAAATTACCAGTTCAGGGCGTGGGTCTAATGAGGATTGAATTCATATTCACCAGCTATATCAATGAACATCCTCTTGCGATGATGGAGCAGGGTCGGGCCAATGAATTCGTCGAAAAACTCGCCGAGGGCATATCGATTGTAGGGCGGGCATTTTATCCGAGACCCGTTCTTGTAAGAACATCCGATTTTAAGACAAACGAGTATCGCGAAATGAAAGGTGGGGAAAAATTCGAACCTCACGAATCGAATCCGATGATCGGATGGCGAGGTTGTTCTAGGTACGTTTCTGAGCAGTACCGAGAAGCATTCAAACTCGAATTGCTGGCTATTAAGAAAGTGAGAGAAGAAATGGGTCTGAAAAATATTTGGATAATGCTTCCCTTCGTCAGAACCGTTGAAGAGTTAAAGAAAATCAATAAAATGATGGAAGAGATAGGACTCGAACGTGGCAATGATCTCAAGCTTTACCTTATGGCAGAAGTTCCTTGCAACATCTTCATGGCGGATGAATTTGCAGATTACTGTGACGGCTTTTCAATCGGAAGCAATGATCTAACTCAGCTCATCATGGGTGCAGACAGGGACTCAGATATTCTCGGAAAAATGGGGTATTTTGATGAGAGGAATGAAGCGATCAAGAGGGCCATTGCTCATTTGATAGGGGCAGCGCACAAAAAAGGAAAGACCGTTTCGATTTGCGGACAAGCTCCTTCCGTGTACCCTGAGTTTACGGAATTTCTTGTTCGCCAGGGAATTGACAGCATAAGCCTCAATCCTGATACAGTTATTGATACAATCAGTTTGGTGGCCCAGGTTGAACAAAAGATCATATTGGAATCGATCAGGAAATGA
- a CDS encoding 2-oxoacid:acceptor oxidoreductase family protein gives MSSAHQHINRMVEIRWHGRGGQGIVTANEILAGAALLEGKYIKAFPEFGPERMGAPIRAFARISDKPITIHSQVYHPDFVVVVDSTLLGQIDVTEGLKPDGAIIANYSESPEKLKTIIGGNFEVHTVDATRIAMEEIGRPLANTAMLGALSKITRVVALESVVKELQRKFSGKFTSEVTSKNIRSVERAYNEVV, from the coding sequence ATGTCATCAGCGCATCAACACATAAATAGGATGGTAGAAATTCGATGGCACGGAAGAGGAGGCCAAGGAATCGTGACGGCAAATGAAATCTTAGCTGGTGCAGCTCTTCTCGAGGGCAAATACATCAAGGCTTTCCCCGAATTCGGACCAGAAAGAATGGGGGCACCGATCAGGGCATTTGCGAGGATTTCAGATAAACCGATAACTATTCACAGTCAAGTGTATCATCCAGATTTTGTCGTCGTTGTTGACTCAACGCTTCTAGGACAAATAGATGTAACTGAAGGATTGAAGCCGGATGGTGCGATCATTGCGAATTATTCAGAATCTCCAGAGAAATTGAAAACGATCATCGGTGGCAATTTTGAAGTACACACTGTTGACGCGACGAGAATAGCCATGGAAGAAATTGGAAGACCACTGGCAAACACAGCAATGCTTGGGGCACTTTCGAAAATAACTCGTGTGGTAGCTCTTGAAAGTGTCGTGAAAGAGTTGCAGCGCAAATTTTCTGGAAAATTCACGTCAGAGGTTACTTCGAAGAACATCAGAAGCGTAGAAAGGGCATATAACGAGGTGGTATGA
- a CDS encoding 4Fe-4S binding protein produces MADSEAKAKDLPEGGIIEEAGSARKYKTGDWRSQKPEVDKEKCINCLWCWVYCPDNCVLVEEGKMVGFRYSHCKGCGICANECPKKAITMKREGK; encoded by the coding sequence ATGGCAGATTCTGAGGCAAAGGCTAAGGATCTTCCAGAGGGTGGAATTATTGAAGAGGCGGGAAGCGCTAGAAAATACAAGACAGGAGATTGGCGCTCTCAGAAGCCTGAGGTTGACAAAGAGAAATGCATAAACTGCCTTTGGTGCTGGGTATATTGTCCCGATAATTGCGTACTTGTTGAGGAGGGTAAAATGGTTGGATTTCGATACTCCCACTGCAAGGGATGTGGAATCTGTGCGAATGAATGTCCTAAAAAGGCAATCACGATGAAAAGGGAGGGAAAATAA
- the porA gene encoding pyruvate ferredoxin oxidoreductase produces the protein MQTVAMNGDQAIAYAWKQINPDVVAAYPITPQTIIVEAFSEYVADGLVDTEFVCAESEHSALSLCIGAAAAGARTCTATASAGLAFMWEMLYIAASMRLPIVMAVANRALSGPINIHCDHSDAMGARDSGWLQMFSENAQEAYDNSIMAFKIAEHLDLRLPVMTNLDGFVTTHSLENLKLLEDEVVKGFVGEYKPIKPLLDYRNPVTYGPFDPPDFYFEHKYQQVAAMGRALKVIKQVSEDYAKTSGRYYDILEPYHVDDADFVVMAAGSTAGTLKGVVDELRAEGMKVGSLKLRVFRPFPANEIAKMLEGKKAVAILDRAVSFGAAGPIFPEVRSALYDSRDKPKLVNYIYGLGGRDVSMDELKSVYKALAKNQAELINYLGVRI, from the coding sequence ATGCAAACCGTAGCAATGAACGGCGATCAGGCAATCGCCTATGCTTGGAAGCAAATCAATCCAGATGTTGTTGCTGCTTATCCAATTACTCCTCAGACGATCATTGTTGAGGCATTTTCAGAGTATGTTGCTGATGGATTGGTAGATACTGAATTCGTTTGCGCTGAGTCCGAGCACAGTGCACTGAGTCTTTGCATCGGTGCGGCAGCTGCTGGCGCAAGAACTTGCACCGCCACGGCTTCTGCAGGGCTCGCATTTATGTGGGAAATGCTTTACATTGCAGCTTCGATGAGATTGCCAATTGTCATGGCCGTTGCAAATAGGGCGCTCAGCGGGCCTATTAATATACACTGCGATCACAGCGATGCCATGGGCGCACGGGATTCTGGATGGCTTCAGATGTTTAGTGAGAATGCACAGGAGGCGTATGACAATTCAATCATGGCATTCAAGATAGCCGAACATCTGGACCTTCGGCTTCCAGTTATGACAAATCTAGATGGATTTGTAACAACGCATTCTCTTGAGAATCTGAAACTGCTTGAGGATGAAGTAGTGAAAGGATTTGTAGGCGAATACAAACCGATCAAGCCACTATTAGATTATAGAAACCCAGTAACCTACGGACCCTTTGATCCTCCAGATTTTTACTTCGAGCATAAATATCAGCAGGTTGCCGCTATGGGGCGTGCACTCAAGGTGATTAAACAAGTTTCGGAAGACTATGCAAAGACAAGCGGTCGATACTATGACATTCTTGAGCCATATCACGTAGATGATGCTGATTTTGTGGTCATGGCAGCAGGATCAACTGCCGGCACACTTAAGGGTGTGGTTGATGAACTTAGGGCAGAAGGTATGAAGGTAGGAAGTCTAAAACTCCGAGTATTTAGGCCTTTTCCGGCGAATGAAATCGCTAAAATGTTAGAAGGAAAGAAAGCAGTTGCGATTCTTGATCGGGCGGTAAGCTTCGGAGCAGCTGGTCCAATTTTCCCAGAAGTTAGATCTGCTCTATATGACTCACGCGATAAACCGAAGTTGGTCAACTATATCTACGGACTTGGTGGCAGAGACGTTTCCATGGATGAATTAAAGTCTGTGTACAAGGCATTAGCCAAGAATCAGGCCGAACTCATTAACTATTTGGGGGTGAGAATCTGA
- a CDS encoding thiamine pyrophosphate-dependent enzyme — protein MATDKPVIVGNATGCLEVSTTVYPYTAWAVPWIHSAFENAAATITGVESAYRALRRKGIIKDEIRFAAFGGDGGTYDIGFQSLSGAIERGHQFVYVCLNNEAYMNTGIQRSGATWKGASTTTCPAGECIPGKKEYPKDLTKIIIAHELPYAAQASPHNWKDLIDKASKAFEIGGPAFINVVAPCPRGWRFDSAQTIQIARLAVETCIWPLYEYERGKWRLTGDSKRIAEGKKEKLPITDWLKSQGRFRHLLSDKWKHIVDEIQAEVDRKWEELRRLCAE, from the coding sequence ATGGCCACAGACAAGCCGGTCATAGTGGGAAATGCTACTGGGTGTTTGGAGGTTTCGACCACAGTATATCCATATACGGCATGGGCTGTTCCGTGGATACACAGCGCCTTTGAGAATGCCGCGGCGACGATAACAGGTGTGGAAAGCGCATACAGGGCACTAAGAAGAAAAGGCATAATCAAAGATGAGATAAGGTTTGCAGCGTTCGGAGGCGACGGTGGCACGTACGACATAGGATTTCAATCACTATCAGGGGCTATTGAAAGAGGACATCAGTTTGTCTACGTATGTCTCAACAATGAGGCGTACATGAACACTGGCATTCAGAGATCTGGAGCTACTTGGAAAGGGGCTAGCACTACAACTTGTCCAGCAGGAGAATGCATTCCCGGTAAGAAAGAGTATCCAAAAGATCTTACTAAGATCATAATTGCACATGAGCTCCCGTATGCTGCTCAAGCATCTCCGCACAACTGGAAAGATCTTATCGATAAGGCTTCGAAGGCATTTGAAATCGGCGGCCCTGCTTTTATCAATGTCGTCGCTCCCTGCCCAAGAGGGTGGAGGTTTGATTCAGCTCAGACAATTCAAATTGCGAGACTTGCTGTGGAAACCTGTATATGGCCACTATACGAATACGAAAGAGGCAAATGGAGGCTTACAGGAGATAGCAAAAGAATTGCGGAAGGAAAAAAGGAGAAACTCCCAATCACCGATTGGTTGAAATCTCAAGGACGCTTTAGGCATCTCCTAAGTGATAAATGGAAGCACATTGTGGATGAAATTCAAGCTGAAGTTGATAGAAAATGGGAGGAATTGAGGAGACTTTGCGCGGAGTGA
- a CDS encoding radical SAM protein: MRHVYGPLRSWLSERSIGIDPIGTEPKVCNFNCIYCRLGRKGILMNARTKFASSKIISEELSLALRKFPSSDSLIFAGTGEPTLALNFGEIVDVIRSICDLELGIITNATLLDDLLSRNEVAGLNFIIAKLDAVTDVIFKTINEPHRGISITDILDQIQSIRKHYNGRFYMVITLIEENLKEVPGFVDFCNEIKPEVLFLDTPMHCKSVASLGRRRMRIIQSEFEGLSTLTVYERFK; this comes from the coding sequence ATGCGTCACGTTTATGGACCATTGAGGTCATGGCTTTCTGAGAGATCGATCGGAATCGATCCTATCGGAACAGAGCCAAAGGTCTGCAATTTCAATTGTATATATTGCCGCCTAGGGCGTAAAGGAATCCTCATGAATGCAAGGACGAAATTTGCTTCATCGAAGATTATTTCGGAGGAACTGTCGCTTGCTCTCAGAAAGTTTCCTAGCTCTGACTCGCTTATTTTTGCCGGAACAGGTGAGCCAACATTAGCATTAAATTTTGGGGAAATTGTTGACGTCATTAGATCAATTTGTGATCTGGAATTGGGTATCATCACGAACGCAACATTGTTAGATGACCTTCTTTCACGGAACGAAGTCGCAGGACTCAATTTTATTATTGCGAAGCTGGATGCCGTTACTGACGTCATTTTCAAAACGATAAATGAGCCCCATCGAGGGATATCTATCACCGATATTCTTGATCAAATTCAATCAATAAGAAAGCACTATAATGGTCGCTTCTACATGGTGATCACTTTAATTGAGGAAAATCTAAAGGAAGTGCCAGGGTTTGTTGATTTCTGCAATGAAATAAAACCAGAGGTCCTCTTTCTAGATACACCTATGCACTGCAAATCTGTTGCATCGCTTGGCCGAAGGAGGATGAGGATAATCCAGTCAGAATTCGAAGGTCTTTCCACTTTGACTGTTTATGAAAGATTCAAATGA
- a CDS encoding HypC/HybG/HupF family hydrogenase formation chaperone encodes MCLAIPGKVCSIEENMAEVEFGGVLRKVNISLVDVKVGDWVVVHAGFAIQTVDEEEAKETLRLWDEVLAQS; translated from the coding sequence ATGTGTCTGGCAATTCCCGGGAAAGTCTGCTCCATCGAGGAGAATATGGCTGAGGTCGAATTTGGTGGCGTGCTGAGAAAGGTCAATATTTCACTCGTTGACGTCAAAGTGGGAGATTGGGTTGTCGTGCATGCTGGGTTTGCAATACAAACAGTTGATGAAGAGGAAGCAAAAGAGACCTTAAGACTTTGGGATGAAGTACTTGCACAATCTTAA
- a CDS encoding nascent polypeptide-associated complex protein — MTPMTGVDRMMPGIGRVNPRQLKQAMKRLGIKAEEIENVEEVIIKTKTKEYVVKEAAVTLMEMQGQKVFQVAGEFEIHEKSIAGKSEPSVPQEDIKLVVEQTGCSEEEALKALIECDGQPAEAILKIMSSR, encoded by the coding sequence ATGACGCCAATGACGGGTGTTGATCGCATGATGCCCGGTATCGGACGAGTCAATCCGCGACAGTTAAAACAGGCAATGAAGCGACTTGGCATTAAAGCCGAGGAAATTGAAAATGTAGAAGAAGTCATCATCAAAACCAAAACAAAGGAATATGTAGTAAAGGAGGCAGCAGTCACTTTGATGGAGATGCAGGGCCAGAAAGTATTCCAAGTCGCTGGTGAATTCGAAATTCATGAGAAAAGCATAGCAGGCAAATCGGAGCCTAGCGTGCCACAGGAGGACATTAAACTTGTCGTGGAGCAGACAGGGTGTTCTGAGGAGGAAGCCTTGAAAGCTCTTATCGAATGTGACGGTCAACCTGCAGAAGCAATTTTAAAGATTATGTCCTCGCGGTGA
- the glnA gene encoding type I glutamate--ammonia ligase → MNPDTSESELKENILNIVKQENVRFVEMQFSDILGTVKSVSIPVERLEKAIDEGVFIDGSSILGYATIEESDMRAVPILNSFLVYPWTRDSWMTTARFMCKIYDHNGNRFKGDPRCVLERMMAKAREKGYIFNVGPEFEFFLLKVAEDTSPRPIPNDFGGYFDLMPLDTGEVVRKDIMMNFDAMKFNMEASHHEVAPGQHEIDLRYDDALTIADRMITLKFGIKTIALRHGLHATFMPKPFYGCNGSGMHTHQSLSRLDGSNAFDDPSGRYGLSEIALKYIGGLIRHARETCAVLASYVNSYKRLVPGYEAPCYISWANRNRSALIRVPAGRGAKARIELRNPDPAGNPYLQFAVMLAAGLDGIDRNIDPPEPVEKDVYHMSREEREKHGIQSLPESLGEALEIMSKSPLMKETLGEHIFTHYLHIKGKEWDEYRTQVTDWEIAKYLKSL, encoded by the coding sequence ATGAATCCGGATACGAGCGAATCCGAATTAAAGGAGAACATACTAAACATTGTGAAACAAGAGAATGTTCGATTCGTGGAAATGCAGTTTTCAGATATTTTGGGAACTGTCAAGAGCGTTTCTATACCAGTTGAACGACTAGAAAAAGCAATCGACGAGGGTGTTTTTATTGACGGCTCGTCGATTTTGGGATATGCTACAATTGAAGAATCCGATATGAGGGCCGTTCCAATTCTCAACTCATTTCTTGTTTATCCTTGGACTCGTGATAGCTGGATGACGACTGCGCGATTCATGTGCAAGATCTATGATCATAACGGTAATCGATTCAAGGGCGATCCCCGTTGTGTCCTGGAGCGGATGATGGCCAAAGCTAGGGAAAAAGGATATATATTTAACGTCGGCCCAGAATTTGAATTCTTCCTTCTAAAAGTCGCTGAAGACACAAGTCCACGGCCCATTCCCAATGATTTTGGGGGGTATTTTGATCTCATGCCTCTTGATACTGGTGAGGTCGTTAGAAAGGACATCATGATGAATTTCGATGCAATGAAATTCAACATGGAAGCCTCTCATCATGAGGTTGCACCAGGTCAGCATGAGATTGACCTAAGATATGACGACGCATTGACGATTGCCGATCGAATGATAACATTGAAATTCGGTATAAAGACCATCGCTTTGCGGCATGGATTGCATGCTACGTTCATGCCTAAACCATTTTATGGTTGTAATGGCTCGGGTATGCACACGCATCAGTCCCTTTCAAGGTTAGATGGATCAAATGCATTCGATGATCCATCTGGTCGCTATGGACTAAGTGAAATAGCGCTCAAGTATATAGGCGGCCTGATAAGGCATGCAAGGGAAACCTGTGCCGTGCTCGCTTCCTATGTAAACTCTTACAAACGTCTCGTCCCAGGCTATGAGGCTCCCTGTTACATTTCATGGGCGAATAGAAACCGCAGCGCACTTATCAGAGTTCCTGCTGGGAGAGGTGCAAAGGCAAGAATCGAATTGAGAAATCCAGATCCCGCTGGCAATCCTTATCTCCAATTTGCCGTAATGCTTGCTGCGGGTCTTGATGGAATTGACAGAAATATTGATCCTCCCGAGCCCGTTGAAAAGGACGTATACCATATGAGTAGAGAGGAAAGAGAAAAGCATGGGATTCAGAGTTTACCAGAAAGTCTCGGAGAGGCTTTGGAGATCATGAGCAAGAGCCCACTTATGAAAGAAACGCTCGGCGAGCATATATTCACCCATTACCTCCATATAAAAGGCAAAGAGTGGGACGAATATAGAACGCAGGTCACAGATTGGGAAATTGCAAAATATCTGAAGTCCTTGTAA
- a CDS encoding alanine--tRNA ligase-related protein — MSNLLYATDQYICDFEAEVEGIDKDCVILDRTAFFPGGGGQDCDLGTIDDIPVLEVRIKGDTVYHRVKEQSFKAGQRVSCKIDWERRYDLMKGHTGEHILFSSLRRESPGIEIVKIQISPTKKSFIVKGTIEWSQIARAQSLANDIVMRGLHVTECWLNRNDVEASGIRAKLDRIADERIRVVKIGEFDAAACAGLHVRNTAEIGMIFITKVVSAKPVGDLEIFFEIGRKAIKSSAELGLVALQASEIAGAQTENLVSAIMNMKHDLFATKESLKKCLRWRLMSLKPEHYGSYKIFSDVIEGGDRRILIEESSRLIEDDDSIVILASKNDRIFVILAAGKNVKIDCSQILNNCISRFGGKGGGQKNFASGGVSGSENSEEIVYELVASVKSNLRMIDV; from the coding sequence ATGAGCAATCTTCTTTATGCAACTGATCAATACATCTGCGACTTCGAAGCGGAAGTTGAGGGCATCGACAAGGATTGTGTGATCCTCGATCGCACGGCCTTTTTTCCAGGTGGCGGAGGGCAAGACTGCGATTTGGGCACTATTGATGACATCCCAGTACTTGAAGTCAGGATCAAAGGTGATACCGTATACCATCGCGTCAAAGAGCAATCCTTCAAGGCCGGTCAACGGGTTAGTTGCAAAATTGACTGGGAACGCAGATATGATCTCATGAAAGGGCATACGGGCGAGCATATTCTTTTTTCCTCTCTGCGCAGAGAATCACCCGGTATTGAAATCGTGAAGATCCAGATTTCACCAACCAAGAAAAGTTTTATTGTCAAGGGTACTATTGAATGGTCTCAGATTGCAAGGGCTCAATCCTTGGCCAACGACATTGTGATGCGCGGACTTCATGTAACTGAATGTTGGCTGAATAGGAATGATGTAGAAGCATCGGGGATTAGGGCCAAATTGGACAGAATTGCCGACGAAAGAATAAGGGTTGTCAAAATAGGTGAATTTGACGCCGCGGCATGTGCCGGACTTCACGTGCGGAACACTGCTGAGATCGGCATGATTTTCATAACAAAGGTGGTTTCTGCCAAACCTGTTGGTGACCTTGAAATTTTTTTCGAAATAGGTAGAAAGGCGATTAAATCATCTGCGGAATTAGGGTTAGTTGCATTGCAGGCCTCAGAGATTGCAGGCGCACAAACTGAAAACCTCGTAAGTGCGATTATGAATATGAAACACGATCTTTTTGCAACAAAGGAATCGCTGAAAAAGTGTCTGAGATGGAGACTCATGTCCTTGAAACCAGAACACTATGGTTCTTACAAGATTTTTTCAGATGTGATCGAAGGAGGAGACAGGCGGATTCTTATAGAGGAATCAAGCCGACTCATCGAGGACGATGATTCAATTGTTATTCTGGCATCGAAAAACGACAGAATCTTTGTAATCTTGGCAGCAGGGAAAAATGTGAAAATTGACTGCTCTCAAATTCTTAACAACTGCATTTCTAGATTCGGCGGTAAGGGCGGGGGTCAAAAAAACTTCGCTTCAGGTGGAGTATCTGGATCTGAAAACAGTGAAGAAATTGTATATGAACTAGTCGCTAGCGTCAAATCTAACCTGAGAATGATCGATGTATGA
- a CDS encoding Lrp/AsnC family transcriptional regulator: MPENIDDLDMKIIEELCKSSQGSYRQIAKRLGIHPATLIQRVKSLEERRIIRGYRANVDYLKLGYEFMAIVHIYVEGDLLEVQKRIRSIKNVVAVFDVTGECDSIAWIACRNREEFSNVIKGMLQMPGVKKTSTYVVLNVIKDPYEFMPDFHKQDAMLGE; the protein is encoded by the coding sequence TTGCCAGAAAATATTGACGATCTAGACATGAAGATAATAGAGGAGCTCTGCAAGTCCAGTCAGGGCTCCTACCGTCAGATAGCGAAACGTTTAGGAATCCATCCTGCGACTCTTATCCAACGCGTCAAGAGTCTTGAAGAACGCCGGATAATCAGGGGGTATAGAGCAAATGTAGATTATCTGAAGCTTGGCTATGAATTTATGGCCATTGTCCATATTTATGTCGAGGGCGACTTGCTAGAAGTCCAGAAGAGGATTAGGAGCATAAAAAATGTAGTCGCTGTCTTTGACGTGACTGGGGAATGCGACTCAATTGCATGGATCGCGTGCAGAAACAGAGAGGAATTCAGTAATGTGATTAAAGGAATGCTGCAGATGCCAGGAGTAAAGAAGACCAGTACTTACGTTGTGCTCAATGTAATTAAGGATCCCTATGAATTCATGCCTGATTTTCACAAACAAGACGCTATGTTAGGTGAGTAA